The DNA window GTCGGCGGCGAATCCCCCAATTCGGGCTCCTGGCAAAATGGGCGTGGCGCGATCCCGCGATATTGCAGAGTGCGATGCAGCTTGCCGCGGGCAAGTTTGCGCCCTAGTTTTCGCACCTGCAGCAAAGCTGTCGATGCCATACAAGTCAAAAGCCAACACGTGTTCGGCTACTATCTAGATCACCAAGGAGACCTGCATGAAGCCGTTCCACTGGGAATCCACCCATGGCAATTTCGGTGACGATCTCAATCTCTGGCTCTGGGATTTTCTGCTCCCGGGCCTGCGCGACGTGCATGAAGAAACACTGCTGGTCGGTGTCGGCACCGTCCTCAATACCCTGATACTGCCGCTTGAGGGCCGCAAGCTCGTCATCGGCAGCGGCTTTGGCTATGGCTCGCTCCCCGATATGCGCGACAGGAACGAATGGGATATCCGCTGCGTGCGCGGCCCGCTGACGGCGGAAAAAGTCGGCGTTCCACAGGACATGGGCATCGTCGATCCGGCGGTGATGGTGACCGAAATGCCGGAATTCAAAAACCTGCCCAAAACCAAACGCCGTACCTTCGTACCGCATTGGGAATCGGCTGCCGCTGGGATTTGGCCGGAGATATGCAAGACCGTCGGCCTTTCCTATCTCGACCCTCGCGGCGAGGCGAAGGCCGTGATCCGCGAGATCGCGACATCCGAGCTGATCGTCGCCGAATCCATGCACGGTGCGATCTTGGCCGATGCCTTCCGCGTGCCGTGGATCGCCGTCAGCACGTCGCGAGCGATCAACAGCTTCAAGTGGAACGATTGG is part of the Rhizobium jaguaris genome and encodes:
- a CDS encoding polysaccharide pyruvyl transferase family protein produces the protein MKPFHWESTHGNFGDDLNLWLWDFLLPGLRDVHEETLLVGVGTVLNTLILPLEGRKLVIGSGFGYGSLPDMRDRNEWDIRCVRGPLTAEKVGVPQDMGIVDPAVMVTEMPEFKNLPKTKRRTFVPHWESAAAGIWPEICKTVGLSYLDPRGEAKAVIREIATSELIVAESMHGAILADAFRVPWIAVSTSRAINSFKWNDWARSLGVTYAPKLIPVSTRAEAIAKGARFWGVGFERDEQAVEEQEKRRQGETMVLTDPEQTRLRVMAKQALAVPSALGLWQASKAKPQLSADATLANRKQRLWDVLEGVRRDYL